The following are from one region of the Sorghum bicolor cultivar BTx623 chromosome 2, Sorghum_bicolor_NCBIv3, whole genome shotgun sequence genome:
- the LOC8063425 gene encoding BTB/POZ domain-containing protein At5g47800 isoform X1: MKYMKLGTKPDTFHTEEAVRSVVSDIPADLIIHVNNTKYQLHKFPLLLKCGLLQRLCSDTDDGDEEPVPVALHDIPGGEEAFELCAKFCYGISISISAGNMVSAMLAARFLRMTEVVAKGNLVAKLQTFFDSCVLLGWKDTVAALQAAWQISGWSESRIVQPCIDSVVEKILMPPSKVTWSYTYTRPGYNTRKPHQSVPKDWWTEDISELDIEVFRSVICTVRASSQLPPPLIGEALHVYACKHLVDPLHVGSSGVLHQAPQTSAAAEETLVAKQRRVVESIVTMIPSETGSVTGRFLLRLLRVANYVSASSSTRAQLIRQAASQLNEARAADLLIPLPSDPETYDVGALEAVLEHFLAQFQRPAAAEERRRMSATMTKVARIFDEYLQTIALDRDFPVGKFVHLVECLPDIARSDHDGLYYAIDIYLKEHPELSKADKKRLCRLIDCRKMSPDVRAQAIANDRLPLRTIVQLLFVEQERTIGAAAGGSNAADGGAGDRASVGVISQLAARTKDEEPASSAVHKSDDAHIPRRDHTRVADGTAAAAMTRSLSVSTNTPPVARKERTPEETGSRMRNKQ, from the exons ATGAAGTACATGAAGCTTGGTACAAAACCTGATACATTCCATACCGAAGAAGCAGTCAG GTCAGTAGTCTCAGACATACCCGCCGATCTCATTATCCATGTCAACAACACCAAGTATCAGCTACACAAG TTCCCCCTGCTCCTCAAGTGCGGCCTCCTGCAGCGCCTCTGCTCCGAcaccgacgacggcgacgaggaGCCGGTGCCCGTGGCGCTACACGACATCCCTGGCGGCGAGGAGGCCTTCGAGCTGTGCGCCAAGTTCTGCTACGGCATCTCTATCAGCATCAGCGCCGGGAACATGGTGTCCGCGATGCTGGCGGCGCGGTTCCTCCGGATGACGGAGGTTGTCGCCAAGGGCAACCTGGTGGCCAAGCTCCAGACCTTCTTCGACTCCTGCGTCCTGCTGGGGTGGAAGGACACGGTCGCCGCGCTGCAGGCGGCGTGGCAGATCTCCGGCTGGAGCGAGAGCCGCATTGTGCAGCCCTGCATCGACTCCGTTGTGGAGAAGATCCTCATGCCGCCGTCTAAGGTCACGTGGTCCTACACGTACACTAGGCCAGGGTACAACACGAGGAAGCCCCACCAGTCAGTCCCCAAGGACTGGTGGACGGAGGACATCTCCGAGCTGGACATCGAGGTCTTCCGCTCCGTCATCTGCACCGTGCGCGCGTCGAGCCAGCTCCCGCCGCCGCTCATCGGCGAGGCGCTGCACGTCTACGCGTGCAAGCACCTCGTCGACCCGCTTCACGTTGGCAGCAGCGGCGTCCTACACCAAGCACCGCAGACCTCGGCTGCCGCCGAGGAGACGCTGGTGGCGAAGCAGCGGCGCGTGGTCGAGTCCATCGTCACGATGATCCCGAGCGAAACGGGGTCGGTGACCGGCCGCTTCCTGCTTAGGCTGCTGCGTGTGGCCAACTACGTCAGCGCGTCGTCGTCCACGCGCGCGCAGCTGATCCGGCAGGCCGCCTCCCAGCTCAACGAGGCTAGGGCGGCGGACCTGCTCATCCCGCTGCCGTCGGACCCGGAGACGTACGACGTCGGCGCGTTGGAGGCTGTGTTGGAGCACTTCCTGGCGCAGTTCCAGCGGCCCGCTGCGGCCGAGGAGCGCCGCCGGATGAGTGCCACCATGACGAAGGTCGCCAGGATCTTCGACGAGTACCTGCAGACCATCGCGCTGGACCGCGACTTCCCTGTCGGCAAGTTCGTTCACCTCGTCGAATGCTTGCCGGACATCGCCCGCAGTGACCACGACGGCCTCTACTACGCCATCGATATCTATCTCAAG GAGCACCCGGAGCTGAGCAAGGCGGACAAGAAGCGTCTGTGCCGCCTGATCGACTGCCGGAAGATGTCGCCGGACGTGCGGGCGCAGGCGATAGCCAACGACCGGTTGCCACTGCGGACCATTGTGCAGCTTCTCTTCGTCGAGCAGGAGAGGACCATCGGTGCCGCAGCTGGCGGCAGCAATGCTGCTGACGGGGGCGCCGGAGATCgggcctccgtcggcgtcatcTCCCAGCTCGCGGCGAGAACCAAAGATGAAGAACCAGCATCGTCTGCTGTCCACAAGTCAGACGACGCGCACATACCACGCCGTGACCATACCCGGGTAGCCGATGGAACAGCAGCCGCTGCCATGACCAGGTCGTTGTCGGTGTCAACCAATACACCACCTGTAGCGAGGAAGGAGAGGACGCCGGAGGAGACGGGGAGCAGGATGAGGAACAAGCAGTGA
- the LOC8063425 gene encoding BTB/POZ domain-containing protein At5g47800 isoform X2: MVSAMLAARFLRMTEVVAKGNLVAKLQTFFDSCVLLGWKDTVAALQAAWQISGWSESRIVQPCIDSVVEKILMPPSKVTWSYTYTRPGYNTRKPHQSVPKDWWTEDISELDIEVFRSVICTVRASSQLPPPLIGEALHVYACKHLVDPLHVGSSGVLHQAPQTSAAAEETLVAKQRRVVESIVTMIPSETGSVTGRFLLRLLRVANYVSASSSTRAQLIRQAASQLNEARAADLLIPLPSDPETYDVGALEAVLEHFLAQFQRPAAAEERRRMSATMTKVARIFDEYLQTIALDRDFPVGKFVHLVECLPDIARSDHDGLYYAIDIYLKEHPELSKADKKRLCRLIDCRKMSPDVRAQAIANDRLPLRTIVQLLFVEQERTIGAAAGGSNAADGGAGDRASVGVISQLAARTKDEEPASSAVHKSDDAHIPRRDHTRVADGTAAAAMTRSLSVSTNTPPVARKERTPEETGSRMRNKQ, translated from the exons ATGGTGTCCGCGATGCTGGCGGCGCGGTTCCTCCGGATGACGGAGGTTGTCGCCAAGGGCAACCTGGTGGCCAAGCTCCAGACCTTCTTCGACTCCTGCGTCCTGCTGGGGTGGAAGGACACGGTCGCCGCGCTGCAGGCGGCGTGGCAGATCTCCGGCTGGAGCGAGAGCCGCATTGTGCAGCCCTGCATCGACTCCGTTGTGGAGAAGATCCTCATGCCGCCGTCTAAGGTCACGTGGTCCTACACGTACACTAGGCCAGGGTACAACACGAGGAAGCCCCACCAGTCAGTCCCCAAGGACTGGTGGACGGAGGACATCTCCGAGCTGGACATCGAGGTCTTCCGCTCCGTCATCTGCACCGTGCGCGCGTCGAGCCAGCTCCCGCCGCCGCTCATCGGCGAGGCGCTGCACGTCTACGCGTGCAAGCACCTCGTCGACCCGCTTCACGTTGGCAGCAGCGGCGTCCTACACCAAGCACCGCAGACCTCGGCTGCCGCCGAGGAGACGCTGGTGGCGAAGCAGCGGCGCGTGGTCGAGTCCATCGTCACGATGATCCCGAGCGAAACGGGGTCGGTGACCGGCCGCTTCCTGCTTAGGCTGCTGCGTGTGGCCAACTACGTCAGCGCGTCGTCGTCCACGCGCGCGCAGCTGATCCGGCAGGCCGCCTCCCAGCTCAACGAGGCTAGGGCGGCGGACCTGCTCATCCCGCTGCCGTCGGACCCGGAGACGTACGACGTCGGCGCGTTGGAGGCTGTGTTGGAGCACTTCCTGGCGCAGTTCCAGCGGCCCGCTGCGGCCGAGGAGCGCCGCCGGATGAGTGCCACCATGACGAAGGTCGCCAGGATCTTCGACGAGTACCTGCAGACCATCGCGCTGGACCGCGACTTCCCTGTCGGCAAGTTCGTTCACCTCGTCGAATGCTTGCCGGACATCGCCCGCAGTGACCACGACGGCCTCTACTACGCCATCGATATCTATCTCAAG GAGCACCCGGAGCTGAGCAAGGCGGACAAGAAGCGTCTGTGCCGCCTGATCGACTGCCGGAAGATGTCGCCGGACGTGCGGGCGCAGGCGATAGCCAACGACCGGTTGCCACTGCGGACCATTGTGCAGCTTCTCTTCGTCGAGCAGGAGAGGACCATCGGTGCCGCAGCTGGCGGCAGCAATGCTGCTGACGGGGGCGCCGGAGATCgggcctccgtcggcgtcatcTCCCAGCTCGCGGCGAGAACCAAAGATGAAGAACCAGCATCGTCTGCTGTCCACAAGTCAGACGACGCGCACATACCACGCCGTGACCATACCCGGGTAGCCGATGGAACAGCAGCCGCTGCCATGACCAGGTCGTTGTCGGTGTCAACCAATACACCACCTGTAGCGAGGAAGGAGAGGACGCCGGAGGAGACGGGGAGCAGGATGAGGAACAAGCAGTGA